A single window of Acidobacteriota bacterium DNA harbors:
- a CDS encoding OmpH family outer membrane protein, whose protein sequence is MRTLPVRLLPFVLILLVPLFACQAGPTRMVVLDMERIASESAAAKAAFAEVQKLSEKVQDQLSGMAREIQAAEEAGRIRPGDLEAMKRQWIALRQEAESQVGARREAAAEEVEDVLRRAVEELASENGWDLALRKQDGVVWSKKDLDVTGSVARKMDEIWGRTHKGGHP, encoded by the coding sequence ATGAGAACGCTTCCTGTCCGGCTCCTTCCCTTTGTCCTGATCCTTCTCGTTCCTCTCTTCGCCTGCCAGGCGGGCCCGACCCGCATGGTGGTCCTCGACATGGAGCGCATCGCCTCCGAATCCGCCGCGGCGAAGGCCGCCTTCGCCGAGGTTCAGAAGCTGTCGGAGAAGGTCCAGGACCAGTTGTCCGGGATGGCCCGGGAGATCCAGGCGGCGGAAGAAGCCGGGCGCATTCGGCCCGGGGACCTCGAAGCCATGAAGAGGCAGTGGATCGCCCTGAGGCAGGAGGCTGAATCCCAGGTGGGAGCCCGCCGCGAGGCGGCCGCTGAGGAGGTGGAGGACGTCCTGCGCCGTGCCGTGGAGGAACTCGCCTCCGAAAACGGGTGGGACCTTGCCCTCCGGAAGCAAGACGGCGTTGTCTGGTCCAAGAAGGACCTCGATGTCACGGGCTCCGTCGCAAGGAAGATGGACGAGATCTGGGGCCGGACCCATAAGGGCGGCCATCCGTAG
- a CDS encoding ABC transporter permease — protein MNLARTLVISWDVLMGHKLRTVLSSAGIAIGVAAVVIMVGAGKAAEEEVVGKVRNMGTNLLVVQAGRFQNVGGRTRQVSTFTTLTPRDVQALSRRLTGIECIAGAYQRSAVVRYKGIRTRTDVAGAEPALFRIRGVSAARGRLFTDLEQRSLARVAVVGPTVVTNVFEGADPVGKSLEINKILFKVVGVTSPRGQDLNGDDQDDVVYVPLSTAMVRVFHVTYLQSILIQAESAEAMASLPDRIVPVLRKTHRLKPGKENDFTIQDQAQLMRSEQDTSQAFTVLVGSVAGVSLFTGGVGILAVMLISIRERTREIGLRRALGGRRRDILGQFLLEAGSLAAMGGLSGVLVGLGGTWLTVYLMRWPLLWPWSATAYAFGLSVAMGVAFGLYPALKAARLEPAVALHAAG, from the coding sequence ATGAATCTGGCCCGCACGCTCGTGATCTCCTGGGACGTCTTGATGGGACACAAGCTCCGGACGGTGCTCTCGAGCGCGGGCATCGCCATCGGCGTGGCCGCCGTCGTCATCATGGTGGGGGCTGGAAAGGCGGCGGAGGAGGAGGTCGTCGGGAAAGTCCGCAACATGGGGACGAACCTCCTCGTGGTCCAGGCCGGCCGCTTCCAGAACGTGGGAGGCCGGACCCGCCAGGTCTCCACGTTCACGACCCTCACGCCAAGAGACGTCCAGGCCCTCTCGCGCCGGCTCACGGGTATCGAATGCATCGCGGGGGCGTACCAGAGGAGCGCCGTGGTCCGGTACAAGGGGATCCGCACCCGCACCGACGTGGCGGGGGCCGAGCCGGCCCTCTTCCGGATCCGGGGCGTCTCCGCCGCGAGGGGTCGCCTCTTCACCGACCTGGAACAGCGGTCCCTGGCCCGGGTGGCGGTGGTCGGCCCCACCGTCGTCACCAACGTCTTCGAGGGCGCCGATCCGGTGGGCAAGTCCCTGGAGATCAACAAGATCCTCTTCAAGGTCGTGGGCGTCACCTCCCCGCGGGGCCAGGACCTCAACGGGGACGACCAGGACGACGTGGTGTACGTGCCGCTCTCCACCGCCATGGTTCGCGTCTTCCACGTCACGTACCTCCAGAGCATCCTCATCCAGGCCGAAAGCGCCGAGGCCATGGCCTCCCTCCCGGACCGGATCGTCCCCGTGCTCCGGAAGACCCACCGCCTCAAGCCGGGCAAGGAGAACGACTTCACGATCCAGGACCAGGCCCAGCTCATGCGGTCCGAGCAGGACACCAGCCAGGCCTTCACGGTCCTCGTGGGGAGCGTGGCCGGCGTTTCCCTCTTTACGGGAGGCGTGGGCATTCTCGCCGTCATGCTGATTTCCATCCGGGAGAGGACCCGCGAGATCGGCCTTCGGAGGGCACTGGGAGGCCGGAGGAGAGACATCCTGGGGCAGTTCCTTCTGGAGGCGGGCAGCCTGGCCGCCATGGGGGGCCTCTCGGGGGTCCTTGTGGGCCTGGGCGGAACCTGGCTCACCGTGTACCTCATGCGATGGCCCCTCCTGTGGCCCTGGAGCGCCACCGCCTACGCCTTCGGGCTGTCGGTGGCCATGGGAGTCGCCTTCGGCCTCTATCCCGCCCTGAAGGCCGCGCGGCTGGAGCCGGCCGTGGCCCTCCATGCGGCCGGCTGA